Within the Ensifer canadensis genome, the region GTCAAGGAAGAATCAGACCTCATCACCATCGTGCTCGGGGATCGCTCGATCTTCGGCGATTCGACCATCACCATGATGTTCGATCCGAAGACCTACGACCTGCGCCAGTGGACGATCACCGATGCGCAGAAGAAGGACACGTCGGTGATGATCTTCAACGTCCGGACCGGCATCGCGCTCGACGACAAGGTGTTCAAGATTCCTTACGACGAGGTTCGCAACAAACGGGGCGGCTAAGACCGCCTCAGCATAGGCATTGTGGACATCGGCCGCCCACTGCATGTGTCCTCGGATCCGATCTAAGGATAAAACATGCAGCGCGTCAAAGTGCGCAGCGACCTTTTCATGCATTCCTTGTCCCGACGCGCCAGACCTGCTTAAACCTCCCCGACATCGAAAACATATCCGTCCTGAGCCGGCTTTCCATTCGTCGAACGCCCGGACCTACCCAATCATGGGGAATGAGCAATGGCCCTTTCCGTCGCCACGTGGAATATCAACTCCGTTCGCCTGCGCATGCCGCTGATCGAACATCTGCTGAAGACCTGGCAGCCCGACATTCTCTGCCTGCAGGAAACCAAGTGCCCGAACGACCAGTTTCCGTCAAAGCCACTCAAGGCACTCGGCTACAACCATATCGAGATGCACGGCCAGAAGGGCTATCACGGCGTCGCGACGATCTCGCGTCTGCCCCTGCACGAGCTTAGCGACCGCCGCGACTATTGCGGCGTCGGCGATGCGCGCCACCTTTCGGTGGTGTTCGAGGCGGGCGGCAAGAAGATCCGCCTGCACAATTTCTACGTTCCCGCCGGCGGCGACGAACCGGACAGGTCGATCAACCCGAAGTTCGGCCACAAGCTCGATTTCGTCGATGAGATGAAGCTGCTGCACGCCGAAGCCGAGGCGGGCATCTCCTCCATCCTCGTCGGCGACCTCAACATCGCGCCGCTCGAGGACGACGTCTGGTCGCACAAGCAACTCCTGAAGATCGTCAGCCATACGCCGATCGAAACCGAGGGCCTCAACACGGTGATGAACGGCGGCGCCTGGGTCGACCTGATGCGCCAGCATGCGCCGGCGCCGACCAAGCTCTATACCTGGTGGAGCTACCGCGCGAAGGATTGGGAAGCGGCCGACCGCGGCCGACGCCTCGACCACATCTGGTCGTCGGCCGACCTCGCGCCGAAGCTGACGCAGGTGGATATCCTGCGGGAAGCGCGCGGCTGGGAGCGGCCGTCGGACCATGTGCCGGTGATCGCGCATTTCGATATTTAGAGCGGCAACGCTCTACTGCGTGTTTCCTTAAATCCTATTCGATTTAAGGATAAAAACATGCAGCAATTCAAAGTGCTACAGCGCCGCGCGTCTAATAAGACGCGCGGCGCTGTAGCACGATCAGCTGCATCAAGAAAAGATGAGTAAAAATCTCATATTTTTCTTGATCCTGTTTTTCGAAGCGATTATCCCTTTTTGCGAGCGGCGGGGACACCGCCTCCGGCGGCTAAGCAGCCGTCGTTTCCATTGATTTTCGGGTGCTTCGCTCCGGGCCAGTCCGGAGGGCTTTCGTGCGCCCGCAAAAGGGGCCAGATCATGCGCAAGATTTTTCCGAACAGACCCGTTCGCACCTCGCTTCGTTCCCTTTCGGCAACAACGGCAC harbors:
- a CDS encoding exodeoxyribonuclease III: MALSVATWNINSVRLRMPLIEHLLKTWQPDILCLQETKCPNDQFPSKPLKALGYNHIEMHGQKGYHGVATISRLPLHELSDRRDYCGVGDARHLSVVFEAGGKKIRLHNFYVPAGGDEPDRSINPKFGHKLDFVDEMKLLHAEAEAGISSILVGDLNIAPLEDDVWSHKQLLKIVSHTPIETEGLNTVMNGGAWVDLMRQHAPAPTKLYTWWSYRAKDWEAADRGRRLDHIWSSADLAPKLTQVDILREARGWERPSDHVPVIAHFDI